A single Fimbriimonadia bacterium DNA region contains:
- a CDS encoding oligosaccharide flippase family protein, with the protein MTFVWQQGGKMFEMLLFTIISIVVARLLGPEKSGVYAAVGAVQGILCALVAFGYEESLTNFLGRYSDKPGVISFILRELLKRRLLYVSLGMGLMAALASYVTASQGIRGYEWAVHLSALMGIASSLGTFFTFTLIALFDVKVNNVMRAVTLVVQLVLVVWLIKAGYGIAGAIWSYIIAMSVYLLGIAWPVVRHMLPKPERIEIKPVVRFGLGLWVNALVGLVLGKQLGLIVLGAFGVEEAWRGFFNAAFNTRVLADQLMLAGFGGTALAAAARLAERQGTEGLALAWRLNVRLTTLLAVPTMVFFMFQAPRAIHLLFGEAFLPAATVFLWLAAPTVLARAYGGGASSTVMSAGGMVALVVKQYVVGGVASIVLSVLAVWLVRPYGTEAAVNALALAMGVAFIITSGLGFAVVRRVYDVRFPTAYTLKIFAISALAGASTLWLGGGRSLWVLPLALQFIVVFYALARVVRPFSAEDYSVAQKASRRISKFVRPLVGEPIPEDEEG; encoded by the coding sequence ATGACCTTCGTGTGGCAGCAGGGCGGCAAGATGTTCGAGATGCTGCTGTTCACGATCATCTCGATCGTGGTCGCTCGGCTGCTGGGACCCGAGAAGTCAGGGGTGTACGCTGCAGTCGGAGCGGTCCAGGGCATCCTCTGTGCTCTGGTTGCCTTCGGGTACGAAGAGTCGCTAACCAACTTCCTGGGCCGATATTCGGACAAGCCAGGGGTCATCTCCTTCATCTTGCGCGAGCTGTTGAAGCGCCGCCTGTTATACGTGTCTCTGGGAATGGGCCTGATGGCTGCGCTTGCCTCCTACGTCACCGCTTCGCAGGGCATCCGCGGCTACGAGTGGGCCGTCCATCTCAGCGCGCTGATGGGTATCGCATCGTCGCTCGGTACCTTCTTCACCTTCACGCTGATCGCGCTATTCGATGTGAAAGTGAACAACGTCATGCGCGCGGTCACTCTGGTCGTCCAGCTGGTCCTCGTGGTGTGGCTGATCAAGGCTGGCTACGGCATCGCGGGGGCCATTTGGTCCTACATCATCGCGATGTCGGTGTACCTGCTGGGCATTGCGTGGCCCGTCGTCCGCCACATGCTGCCGAAGCCGGAGCGCATAGAGATCAAGCCGGTGGTGCGTTTCGGCCTCGGGCTGTGGGTGAATGCGCTCGTAGGGCTGGTTTTGGGCAAACAGCTCGGTCTCATCGTGTTAGGCGCTTTCGGGGTCGAGGAAGCATGGCGCGGCTTTTTCAATGCTGCATTCAACACGCGCGTGCTCGCCGACCAACTGATGCTTGCGGGGTTTGGGGGCACCGCACTGGCGGCAGCCGCTCGATTGGCGGAGAGACAGGGCACCGAAGGGCTGGCGCTAGCTTGGCGGCTGAACGTTAGACTTACGACATTGCTCGCGGTGCCTACGATGGTGTTCTTCATGTTCCAAGCGCCACGGGCGATCCATCTTCTGTTTGGGGAGGCTTTCCTGCCTGCCGCAACGGTGTTCCTCTGGCTTGCCGCGCCTACCGTACTCGCCCGGGCGTACGGTGGCGGGGCGAGCAGCACGGTGATGAGCGCGGGTGGCATGGTGGCACTGGTCGTGAAGCAATACGTTGTCGGCGGAGTGGCGTCCATCGTGCTGAGCGTGCTGGCTGTGTGGCTGGTCCGGCCGTATGGAACGGAAGCTGCGGTCAACGCCCTCGCCCTCGCGATGGGAGTCGCGTTCATCATCACTTCGGGACTCGGGTTCGCGGTGGTGAGGCGCGTGTACGATGTCCGCTTCCCCACGGCCTACACGCTGAAGATCTTCGCCATCTCGGCGCTTGCAGGGGCCTCGACGCTCTGGCTCGGTGGAGGGCGTTCACTGTGGGTTCTGCCGCTCGCCTTACAGTTCATCGTCGTGTTCTATGCACTTGCACGGGTTGTCCGACCGTTCAGTGCCGAGGACTACTCGGTGGCCCAGAAGGCCTCTCGACGGATATCGAAATTCGTGCGGCCGTTGGTCGGGGAGCCGATTCCGGAAGACGAAGAGGGCTAG
- a CDS encoding dTDP-4-dehydrorhamnose 3,5-epimerase family protein, with amino-acid sequence MIEGVRTVPLRPNADERGFLMELLRSDDPHFQKFGQCYASLNYPGVIRAWHWHERQTDYWAVVRGMVKAACFDRRPQSPTFGEVNEFFLGEQNPCMLIIPEGVAHGYKTIGVDPSLLINFPTEPYDRQNPDEQRIPFDSPEIPYEWEIEHR; translated from the coding sequence ATGATCGAGGGCGTTCGTACCGTGCCGCTGCGGCCCAATGCCGACGAGCGCGGCTTTCTCATGGAACTGCTGCGCAGCGACGACCCGCACTTCCAAAAGTTCGGTCAATGCTATGCATCCCTGAACTACCCCGGCGTGATTCGCGCCTGGCACTGGCACGAGCGACAGACCGACTATTGGGCCGTAGTGAGGGGCATGGTGAAAGCTGCGTGTTTCGATCGTAGACCGCAATCGCCCACCTTCGGCGAGGTGAACGAGTTCTTTCTCGGCGAGCAGAACCCGTGCATGCTCATCATCCCCGAAGGCGTCGCGCACGGCTACAAGACTATCGGCGTGGACCCCTCGCTGCTAATCAACTTCCCGACAGAGCCATACGACCGGCAGAACCCCGACGAGCAGCGGATCCCCTTCGATTCCCCCGAAATCCCCTACGAATGGGAGATCGAGCATCGTTAG
- a CDS encoding ribonuclease J: MSRLEVISLGGCGEIGKNCFLLRQNGSILVIDCGLAFPSDEMFGVDIVIPDFTYLLENREEIAGIIITHGHEDHVGALPYLLRDLDVPVYMSRFTKVLTEPKIQERLRGKKRRIEAFEAGDDLTIGPFGVETIRVTHSIPEACSLAIRTETGIVFHTGDFKFDNTPVDGQLTDFDKVSRIAREGVLLLLSDCTGVERPGWGPSESHVSHTLEEVFAEAPGRILVTTFASNVHRVQQVVDCARLYERKVAIVGRRMEQNVDVSIAHGYLHFDPETRIRIQEVDRYPDDQVVIVTTGAQGEPLSALTLMAQDEYPKARIKPGDTVIISATPIPGNEASVWRTVNRLFALGAKVIYSHVASVHVTGHACAEELKMMLALTRPQFVAPVHGEARHVAHYREMATAMGYRPENILSLDLGIPLVLDGQGAWHGEPIPCGRVLVDSVGGEEISEDVARDRRQLAKDGIVFVSVGIDIENGAIVSGPDFTARGLACEDEDVFEEAAEEVRKAVENLNLAESRDVDAVQAEIRDLTRRFLRKRTQLRPVVVAVVLEA, translated from the coding sequence ATGAGCCGACTCGAAGTCATCTCGCTAGGTGGATGCGGCGAGATCGGCAAGAATTGCTTCCTACTGCGCCAGAACGGCTCCATTCTGGTGATTGACTGCGGACTCGCGTTTCCGTCGGACGAGATGTTCGGCGTGGACATCGTCATCCCGGACTTCACCTATTTGTTGGAGAACCGAGAAGAGATTGCCGGCATCATCATCACGCATGGGCACGAAGACCACGTGGGAGCCCTTCCCTACTTGCTCCGCGACCTCGACGTGCCCGTGTACATGAGCCGCTTCACCAAGGTGCTTACCGAGCCCAAGATTCAGGAGAGGCTTAGGGGCAAGAAACGGCGGATCGAGGCCTTCGAGGCAGGCGACGACCTGACAATCGGCCCCTTCGGTGTCGAGACGATTCGGGTGACGCACAGCATTCCGGAAGCCTGCTCGCTGGCAATCCGCACCGAGACGGGGATCGTGTTCCACACCGGCGACTTCAAGTTCGATAACACACCGGTGGACGGACAACTCACCGACTTCGACAAGGTAAGCCGCATCGCGCGTGAAGGGGTTTTGCTGCTGCTTAGCGACTGCACGGGCGTGGAGCGGCCCGGGTGGGGGCCGTCGGAGTCGCACGTGAGCCACACGCTGGAGGAAGTGTTTGCGGAAGCGCCCGGGCGAATCCTAGTTACCACGTTCGCGTCGAATGTCCACCGCGTGCAGCAGGTCGTGGACTGCGCGAGGCTCTATGAGCGCAAGGTGGCCATCGTGGGCCGCCGCATGGAGCAGAACGTGGACGTGAGCATCGCGCACGGCTACCTGCACTTCGACCCCGAGACTCGTATTCGCATCCAGGAAGTGGACCGCTACCCCGACGACCAGGTCGTTATCGTGACTACCGGGGCGCAGGGTGAGCCGCTCTCCGCACTCACTCTGATGGCGCAGGACGAGTACCCGAAGGCGCGCATCAAGCCTGGTGACACGGTGATTATCTCCGCCACACCCATTCCCGGCAACGAGGCGTCCGTGTGGCGCACCGTCAACCGTCTGTTCGCACTCGGCGCGAAGGTAATCTACAGCCACGTCGCGTCCGTCCACGTAACCGGCCATGCGTGCGCCGAGGAACTGAAGATGATGCTCGCGCTCACGCGGCCGCAGTTCGTCGCTCCCGTGCACGGCGAGGCGCGCCATGTAGCGCACTACCGAGAGATGGCGACCGCAATGGGTTATCGCCCCGAGAACATCCTGTCGCTGGACCTAGGCATCCCGCTGGTGTTGGATGGCCAGGGAGCATGGCACGGCGAGCCGATTCCGTGCGGCAGAGTGCTGGTGGATTCCGTTGGCGGCGAGGAAATATCGGAGGACGTGGCGCGTGACCGCAGGCAGCTCGCGAAGGATGGTATCGTGTTCGTGTCGGTCGGAATAGACATCGAGAATGGCGCCATCGTCTCGGGCCCCGACTTCACCGCGCGTGGCCTGGCGTGCGAGGATGAGGATGTGTTCGAAGAGGCTGCCGAAGAGGTCCGCAAAGCCGTCGAGAACCTGAACCTGGCCGAGAGCCGGGACGTGGATGCGGTACAGGCGGAAATCCGCGACCTCACACGACGATTCCTTCGCAAACGCACGCAGCTTCGACCCGTGGTGGTAGCTGTCGTCCTCGAAGCCTAG
- a CDS encoding GIY-YIG nuclease family protein produces MRKQPAVYIMASRRNGTLYIGVTSDIVRRVWEHRTNAVECFTKRYGVHLLVHYELYDDIRDALAREKHLKKWRRAWKLRLIEEANHDWRDLYDEIAG; encoded by the coding sequence ATGCGCAAGCAGCCCGCCGTCTACATCATGGCAAGCCGACGCAATGGCACCCTCTACATCGGTGTCACCTCCGACATCGTCCGGAGGGTGTGGGAGCATCGCACCAATGCCGTCGAGTGCTTCACCAAGCGCTACGGTGTGCACCTGTTGGTGCACTACGAGCTGTACGACGACATCCGCGACGCGCTGGCGCGCGAGAAGCACCTGAAGAAGTGGCGCAGGGCCTGGAAGCTGAGGCTGATCGAGGAGGCTAACCACGACTGGCGTGACCTGTACGATGAGATCGCCGGCTGA
- a CDS encoding DUF554 domain-containing protein codes for MLVGTAAGLGLRGVLPESLGSNVRDVIGVATVALGVRMFLETKSPVVPIGAALVGMLLGSLIGVQAGLDSLGKVLQSHFATNSDGNFAAGFVAASLLFCVGPMTVLGCIEDGLTGKSPLLFVKSIFDGISALFFAAALGVGVLFSAATVLVVQGALTLAARSLSKVTAGEGRIEELTACGGLMLIALGVRILGLKEIPVADMLPGLLLAPLAVAMLARRRWYP; via the coding sequence GTGCTCGTTGGTACGGCAGCGGGCCTCGGGCTGCGGGGTGTGTTGCCGGAGAGCCTTGGCAGCAACGTGCGAGACGTGATCGGTGTCGCCACCGTCGCCTTGGGCGTGCGCATGTTCCTCGAGACCAAGAGCCCGGTTGTCCCCATCGGTGCGGCGCTCGTCGGAATGTTGCTCGGCTCGTTGATCGGCGTTCAGGCAGGTCTCGACTCCCTCGGCAAGGTGTTGCAAAGCCATTTCGCCACCAACTCCGATGGCAACTTCGCCGCGGGGTTCGTCGCGGCCAGCCTGCTGTTCTGCGTCGGCCCGATGACGGTGCTGGGGTGCATCGAGGACGGGCTGACGGGCAAGTCGCCGCTCTTGTTCGTGAAGAGCATCTTCGACGGCATCTCTGCGCTGTTCTTCGCGGCGGCGTTGGGAGTCGGTGTGCTGTTCTCGGCTGCCACCGTGCTGGTCGTTCAGGGGGCGCTCACCCTGGCTGCTCGCTCGCTCTCGAAGGTCACCGCAGGAGAGGGTCGGATCGAGGAGCTGACAGCATGCGGTGGCCTGATGCTCATCGCGCTGGGCGTGCGCATCCTGGGCCTGAAGGAGATTCCAGTGGCCGATATGTTGCCCGGGCTGTTGCTTGCGCCCCTCGCCGTTGCGATGCTCGCACGGCGGCGGTGGTATCCCTAG
- a CDS encoding cell division protein SepF — protein sequence MDEVIEHEERGLLSRVKRLFRREDEDDEYEEEPYELPTMDGKRGFGKMHQLHPYNVCVRMHVNSFEDARQAADGLKYGEQQILNMLETEPGLRQTVVDFLSGVVYAQEGSVEKLAEHVYLFAPRQAVVDVSPPSPRVASMNN from the coding sequence ATGGATGAGGTCATTGAACACGAGGAGCGCGGACTACTCAGTAGAGTTAAGCGTCTCTTCCGACGGGAAGATGAGGACGACGAATACGAAGAGGAGCCTTACGAGCTGCCGACTATGGACGGGAAGCGGGGTTTCGGTAAGATGCATCAGCTCCACCCCTACAACGTCTGCGTGAGGATGCACGTGAACTCGTTCGAGGATGCTCGCCAAGCGGCCGACGGGCTGAAGTACGGCGAGCAGCAGATTCTGAACATGCTGGAGACGGAGCCGGGCCTTCGGCAGACAGTTGTGGATTTCCTTTCAGGCGTTGTTTATGCCCAAGAAGGCAGTGTCGAAAAGCTTGCAGAGCACGTGTACCTGTTTGCGCCGCGCCAGGCGGTGGTGGATGTGTCCCCGCCATCGCCCCGCGTGGCGAGCATGAACAACTAG
- a CDS encoding YggS family pyridoxal phosphate-dependent enzyme — protein sequence MNAVTIAQRVAQVRERIAAACMRAGRDPSDVTIVAASKSRTPDEILEAYRTGILDFGENYWQDARTKIEACLPNIRWHFIGVLQSNKAKYVARHFQVLQSLHSLELAVTLSKALTVVDKKLQVLVEVNVDREHSKSGVPPEQALELAAEVGSVPRLELCGLMTMGAAGVSESELRTRFRMMRALFEQLPPQGRRILSMGMTSDYEVAVEEGATMVRIGTAIFGPRPQ from the coding sequence ATGAACGCCGTCACCATCGCGCAACGAGTCGCTCAGGTTCGCGAGCGGATCGCCGCAGCGTGCATGCGAGCGGGGCGCGATCCCTCCGATGTAACGATCGTCGCGGCATCCAAGTCTCGAACCCCGGACGAGATACTCGAAGCCTACCGAACGGGCATTCTGGACTTCGGCGAGAACTATTGGCAGGACGCGAGGACCAAAATCGAGGCTTGCCTACCGAACATCCGGTGGCACTTCATCGGGGTGCTGCAGTCCAACAAGGCCAAGTACGTGGCCAGACACTTCCAAGTTCTTCAGTCACTACACTCGTTGGAACTTGCTGTTACTCTGTCCAAGGCGCTGACAGTAGTTGACAAAAAGCTTCAGGTTTTGGTAGAAGTTAACGTAGACCGCGAGCACAGCAAGTCCGGAGTGCCGCCCGAGCAGGCTTTAGAGTTGGCGGCCGAGGTCGGGAGCGTTCCGAGGCTCGAGCTGTGCGGGTTGATGACGATGGGAGCCGCAGGCGTGTCGGAGTCCGAACTACGGACACGGTTTCGGATGATGCGCGCGCTGTTCGAGCAGTTGCCCCCCCAGGGGAGGCGGATTCTCTCCATGGGGATGACATCGGATTACGAAGTGGCCGTCGAGGAAGGCGCCACGATGGTTCGGATCGGAACTGCGATCTTCGGACCGCGGCCGCAGTAA